The Candidatus Uhrbacteria bacterium genome has a segment encoding these proteins:
- a CDS encoding DUF3467 domain-containing protein has protein sequence MKGHYANIVAVTSQERDVVIDFLAHTRVGDQQQAQLVSRIFLNHFTAKELAEVIQKTLTEYEKLRYEVPKK, from the coding sequence ATGAAGGGCCATTACGCAAATATCGTAGCCGTTACGAGCCAAGAGCGTGACGTTGTTATCGACTTCCTCGCGCATACGCGTGTTGGAGATCAACAGCAGGCACAGTTGGTTTCCCGCATCTTCCTGAATCACTTCACGGCAAAGGAATTAGCTGAGGTAATTCAAAAGACGCTTACGGAATACGAGAAGCTACGCTACGAGGTACCAAAGAAATAA